The following DNA comes from Candidatus Omnitrophota bacterium.
AATGTCGAAGTAGCCCTGCAATATAATGATGGCTATGCTGAAACTATGTTTTCCTTTGCTAATAATATTAATACTGTTGAAGGCGGGACACACTTATCGGGCTTTAAATCCGCTTTAACCCGCGGTATTAATCAATATGCCAAAGCCAAGAATTTACTTAAAGATAATATTGCGATTACCGGCGATGATGTGCGCGAAGGTTTAACCGCAGTTATTAGTGTTAAGGTTCCTAGCCCTCAGTTTGAAGGCCAAACTAAAACTAAGTTAGGGAACTCTGAGGTTGAGGGGTTAGTTGCTTCTAGTAGCTTTGAGGCACTTTCTGGCTATTTTGAGGAGAATCCTTCGGTTGCCAACAAAATTATCGATAAAGTAATTGTAGCTTCGCGAGCCAGGGAGGCTGCGCGCAAAGCGCGTGAATTGACCCGGAGAAAAGGAGCCTTAGAAGGAGCTGGCCTTCCCGGAAAACTAGCGGATTGTTCTGAACGCGATGCGGCATTATGTGAGCTGTATATTGTGGAAGGCGACAGCGCCGGAGGATGTTTTTTTGGAGATACAAAAGTTGCTTTAACCGACGGACGTAATGTTGCCTTGAAAGAATTATTAACCGAAGAAAAATCCGGTAAACAACATTATTGTTATACCATTAATAGAGAAGGCGAAGTTAGTATTGGAGAAATAAAAAACCCAAGAATAACCAAAAAATCAGCCGAGGTTATTAAAGTCATTCTTGATAATAATGAAGAAATTATTTGTACTCCTGATCATAAGTTTATGCTAAGGGATGGTAGTTATAAAATGGCAAAAGATTTAATTCCGCAGGATTCTTTAATGCCGCTGTATCGCAAATATTCAAAAATTGGCCACCGCATTATAATTGAAGGATATGAAATGGTGTTTGATTTAAAGTCGAATAAGTGGATTTTTACCCACTTATTATCTGATAGATATAATTTAAATAGAAGTGTTTATTTAAAAGAACATGGGAATACAGTCCATCATAAAGATTTTAACAAATTAAATAATAATCCGGATAATTTAGTGCGTATGAATAAAGAAAAACATTTTTTATATCATACAACTGTTCTTGAAAAGACGCTGCATAGCAAAGAGGTAAAAGAAAAATCCAAAAAGGCACATCAGACGAAAGCGCATCGAGAAAAAGTTAGAAAAATTATGAGTACGCCGAAAATGAAACAGATGTTGAGTCAAAGAGCAAAAAAACAATGGGAAAATGATGAATATAAAAACTATATGATGCAGAAGTGTTTAGAATTCTATTATAGCCACCCTGATTATCAAAAGAAAAATAATCAAATTTTAGACTCTAACCAAAAGAATTATTGGTCTAAAGAAGAGAATAGATTAAAACAAGCCAGTAGGGTAAAAAAATATTTTAGCATCCATCCCGAAGCCAGAGAATATTTATTTAAAAAAGCCAAAACAGAATGGTCTGATACTAAGCTCTTGGCATGGAGAAAGCATAAGACTCAGGAGCAGCGGACGCCAGAATTTAGAACAAAGAGAACAGCCGCTTATAACCAGACTTATTTAGATCATAGTTTAGCTTTTGCCAGGATGGTATACGAGAGCCATGACAGCCTTTCCCTCTATAATGATGAACGAAGCATTCTGCCTATCCGTGATAATAATGTAGTAAAATTTAGCACTCTTTTAAACAGGTTTTTTGCTAATAATGAAAATAATTTGTTAGAAGCGGTGAAAAACTACAATCATAAAATAAAACGCATTGAAAAGCTTACGGAAAAATTTGATGTTTATGATATAGAGGTTCCGAATACGCATAATTTTGCTTTGGCTAGTGGCGTGTTCGTGCATAATAGCGCCAAACAAGGCCGAGATAGAAGGTTTCAGGCTATTCTGCCGATCAAAGGAAAAATTTTAAATGTTGAAAAATCCCGCTTAGATAAAATTTTATCCAACGAAGAGATTCGCACGATTATCACCGCTTTAGGTACGGGTATTGGCGAAGAATTTGACCTGTCCAAATTGAGGTATCACAAGTTAATGCTTATGGCAGATGCGGATATCGACGGTTCGCATATCCGTACATTGCTTTTGACTTTATTGTATCGCCAATTGCCGAAATTGGTTGAGGAAGGCCACGTTTATATTACTCAGCCGCCTTTGTATAAAATTAAAAGAGGCCAACGCGAGGAGTATATTCAAACCGAACAGCAGATGGATGATATGCTTTTAGATTTAGGGCGTGAAGGGCATAAATTGATCCGGGTAAAAGATAAGCAAACTTTTACTGATAATCAATTTAAGGAGCTTTTAAAGCTTTTGGTTGAACTGGACAAGCTAGGCAGGTATTTAGATAAAAAGGGAGTAAACTTTGCAGAATACCTGAGTTTTAGGCATCCAAAGACCAAAAAAATGCCTATTTATAGGGTAAAAGTGGATGGAAAAGACCAATTTGTTTATTCTGATAAAGAGTTGGCCGCGCTTACAGAAAAAGAGGGTAAAGAGATTGAACAGGATGTTCTGCATCTCTTTGAGGCACAGGAAATTGACGAATTCGTTTTGAAAATAGAAAAATTAGGAATAGAATTTGAAACGTATTTTAGCAGTATTATAATCCCCAAGCCCGGCACCGTGAAAGAGGGGGAGAAAAAAATTAAAGCAATTTATCGCATTGAGAATGATGGTGATGTAAAAGAGGCCTTTAGTTTAAAAGACGCGCTTGTTTATATTAAAGAAGTCGCATCCAAAGGTATGCATATTCAAAGATATAAAGGTTTAGGAGAAATGAATCCGCAGCAACTCTGGGATACAACGATGGATCCTGAGAAAAGGACTATTCTACAGGTAACTTTAGAGGATGCAGTTGAGGCGGATAAAATGTTTACCGTGTTAATGGGGGATCAGGTTGAGCCTCGGCGTGAATTTATTGAAAACCATGCCCATCAGGTAAAGAATTTGGATATTTAACTATGGAAATAATTATACCGGTTCAAGAGAAAAACAACGCTATTTCTCCTGTTTCCATTTTTAAACAGGCTTGGCGCGTTTGCTGGAAAAATGTTGGTAAGTTGAGCGCAATTTACTTGATTTTCAATTTACCGGTTACTATTATTTCTTTGTTCCCTGCGGTAAGGCAGTTTGCGGATCAAAAGCCGAGTTTGGCAGCCTTGCTTTGGTTTTTATTTTTGATTGTAATCAGCAGTTGGGGGCATGTTGCTTTATTGCTGGGCGCGAACAAGGCGGTCAGTACTGAGGATTATACAATTGGCCAGAGCATAAGCCAATCCAGGCTGTTTTTAGTAAAATATTTAGCACTCATTTTAAGTGTTACGTTATTCATTATGGTCATTATAATAGTGGCCGGAGTATCTGTGGTGGTAGCTTTGGTATTTTTGTCAGAGATTAACAAAATGTTGGCGGCGCTGATTTGTTCTGTTTTAGTAATTGTAGCTGTTTCTTCTTTAGTTTTCTTTTTACTGCGTTGGTCTATATCTGTATTGGTGTGCGTTTTTGAAAACAGTGGGCCCGTTTCGGCTTTAAAACGCAGTTTCTGCCTTGTTAAAGAACATATTAATCCCGTAGTAGGAGTTTATGGATTAATTATGGTAGTGGGCATAGCTTGTTTGGTTCCTATAGTTATTGCCGGGGCATTATCGTCCACAGGTTCGGATCTTAACCGAGCGCAGTTGGGATCGGTAATATACATGGTGCTTATTAATGCTGTATTGGTTCCGTTTTTTACAACGATGATAGTAGTATTATATAGAAAATTGAGAGAAGTATCAGAGGATTCATGTATACACGCAACGATAAAATAATTCAGGTTTACATTGAAGATGAGGTTAAAGATTCTTATCTAAATTACGCCATGAGCGTTATTGTCGGCCGCGCTTTACCTGATGTGCGCGATGGCTTAAAGCCCGTGCATCGCAGGATCCTTTATGCGATGCGCGAACTCAATCTTGAGCACTCCAAACCATATAAAAAATGCGCTCGTATCGTCGGCGAAACCATGGGTAAATACCATCCGCATGGCGATGTTGCTATTTATGATACGTTGGTAAGAATGGCTCAGGATTTTTCTTTACGATATCCTTTGGTCGACGGCCAAGGCAACTTTGGCTCGGTCGATGGTGATGCTGCAGCAGCTATGCGTTATACGGAAGCCCGCTTGGATGCAGTTGCTGATGAGATGTTAAGCGATATTGAAAAGGAAACGGTAAATTTTGGGCCAAATTTTGATTCATCTTTAAAAGAACCCCTGTTATTACCGGCAACCTTGCCCAACCTTTTGGTGAATGGTTCAAGCGGTATTGCCGTAGGCATGGCTACTAATATTCCACCTCATAATTTAACTGAAGTTTGCGAGGCGATTATTTATATCCTGGATCATCCTGAAGCAGAAATGAGAGATTTAATGCGTTATATTAAAGGGCCGGATTTTCCTACTGGGGGCTTAATTTGTGGTAAGGGAGGGATTAAAGATGCCTATACTACCGGGCGAGGTAAGCTTCTTGTACGCGCTCGGGCGACTGTCGAGCATCAGAAAAATGGCAAAGATCTGATTATTTTTACCGAAATTCCGTATCAGGTACAAAAGTCTGCCCTCATTGAGTCAATTGCTGGTTTAGTTGATGATAAAAAAATCGAAGGCATTTCAGATATCCGCGACGAGTCAGACAAAGAAGGCATGCGCATTGTCGTGGAGCTCAAACGCGATATTGAGTCTCAGATTGTTTTAAACCAGCTTTTTAAACATACTCAGCTGGAAAACACCTTTGGCATTATTATGTTGGCGTTGGTGGATAACCGGCCTAAAGTTTTAAATCTACGCCAGGTATTGGATTGTTATATTGAGCATCGCAAGGTAGTTATCCGTAGGCGTACGCAATTTGAGCTGGATAAAGCTTTAAAACGCGCGCATATTTTGGAAGGCTTAAAAATCGCGCTCAAATTTATTGACCGGATTATTAAAGTTATTAAGACCTCTAAGAGCGTAGAGGCGGCCAAATTAAATTTAATGAAGGAGTTTGAACTTTCAGAAATTCAGTCTCAGGCGATCCTGGAGATGCAATTACAACGCTTAACTGCTCTTGAGCGTGACAAAATTGACGCAGAGTATGCGGAACTTTTGAAGAAGATTGAAGAATGCCGGGCAATTCTGGGTTCACTTAAAAAAATTGAAGCTATTATTAAAGAAGAGTTAGAGGAACTAAAGAAAAAATATGGCGATAGCCGCCGCACCGATATTGTAGGAGAAGCAGAGGAGCTGGAGGTTGAGGATTTAATTGCCGAAGAGGATGTAGTGGTAACGATTAGCCATGGTGGCTATATAAAACGGCTGCCGGTAAGCGCTTACCGCAAACAAAAACGCGGAGGCACAGGGTCCACAGGGGCAGAATTAAAAGAAGAGGATTTCAGCGAGCATCTTTTTGTCGCTTCAACTAAAGATTACCTGCTTATTTTTACTGATAAAGGGCAGGTGCATTGGTTAAAGGTTTATGAAATTCCTCAGGCCAGCCGTATATCCAAAGGTAAAGCTATTGTTAATCTTGTACAGATGGAGCAGTCAGCCAAGGTTAGCTCAACTATTCCTGTAAAAGAATTTTCTGCGGATAAGTATTTGGTTATGGTTACTAAGATGGGCCAAATTAAGAAAACAAGGCTTGAGGCATACGGCAATCCGCGTAAAGGCGGGATTATCGGGATCACTTTGGATAAAGATGATATATTGATTGGCGTAGAGATGACTGATGGAAAACAGGAACTGCTTATCGGGACTCAACAGGGTAAGGCAATAAGATTCTCAGAAGACAAAGTGCGTGAAATGGGTAGGGGTGCTCATGGCGTGCGTGCGATATCTCTGGCTAAAAAAGATGAAGTTATCGATATGGTCGTTCCTCAAAAGGCATCAACAATATTAACAGTTACGGAATTAGGTTTTGCAAAGCGTACTACCATTGATGAATATAGATTGACTAGCCGCGGCGGCAAAGGTGTAATTAATATTAAAGTTACAGATAAAAACGGTCAAGCAGTAAATTTAAAGACTGTAAATGACAGAGATGAACTGATGGTCATTACGCAGAACGGAATATTTCTGCGCTGTGCGATAAAAGACATTCGCTCGACCGGCCGTTCCTCGCAAGGCGTGCGCTTAATTAAGTTGCAAGATAAAGATCGAGTTTCCTGCGTTGCTCCGGTGATTGCGGAAGAGGAAGCATAAAATTCGACCCCATCGTCTAGCCTGGTCCAGGACAAGAGCTTTTCAAGCTCTCGACACGGGTCCAAATCCCGTTGGGGTCAATAAAATTGTAGGTACTTAATGTGCGGAATAGTCGGATATATTGGTGAAAAAGAGGCACAGCCTATTTTA
Coding sequences within:
- the gyrA gene encoding DNA gyrase subunit A encodes the protein MYTRNDKIIQVYIEDEVKDSYLNYAMSVIVGRALPDVRDGLKPVHRRILYAMRELNLEHSKPYKKCARIVGETMGKYHPHGDVAIYDTLVRMAQDFSLRYPLVDGQGNFGSVDGDAAAAMRYTEARLDAVADEMLSDIEKETVNFGPNFDSSLKEPLLLPATLPNLLVNGSSGIAVGMATNIPPHNLTEVCEAIIYILDHPEAEMRDLMRYIKGPDFPTGGLICGKGGIKDAYTTGRGKLLVRARATVEHQKNGKDLIIFTEIPYQVQKSALIESIAGLVDDKKIEGISDIRDESDKEGMRIVVELKRDIESQIVLNQLFKHTQLENTFGIIMLALVDNRPKVLNLRQVLDCYIEHRKVVIRRRTQFELDKALKRAHILEGLKIALKFIDRIIKVIKTSKSVEAAKLNLMKEFELSEIQSQAILEMQLQRLTALERDKIDAEYAELLKKIEECRAILGSLKKIEAIIKEELEELKKKYGDSRRTDIVGEAEELEVEDLIAEEDVVVTISHGGYIKRLPVSAYRKQKRGGTGSTGAELKEEDFSEHLFVASTKDYLLIFTDKGQVHWLKVYEIPQASRISKGKAIVNLVQMEQSAKVSSTIPVKEFSADKYLVMVTKMGQIKKTRLEAYGNPRKGGIIGITLDKDDILIGVEMTDGKQELLIGTQQGKAIRFSEDKVREMGRGAHGVRAISLAKKDEVIDMVVPQKASTILTVTELGFAKRTTIDEYRLTSRGGKGVINIKVTDKNGQAVNLKTVNDRDELMVITQNGIFLRCAIKDIRSTGRSSQGVRLIKLQDKDRVSCVAPVIAEEEA
- the gyrB gene encoding DNA topoisomerase (ATP-hydrolyzing) subunit B, producing MKKTKEETKNNPKPDDKTKAYDATSIQVLEGIEAVRRRPAMYIGDTSTRGLHHLVFEVVDNSVDESLGGFCDLISVAIQPDNSITVIDNGRGIPVDMHKTEHKPAVEVALTTLHAGGKFDHRSYKVSGGLHGVGVSCVNALSDWLEVEVKRDGKIYHQRYERGKTVSKLTVIGKSTSTGTKITFKPDKTIFPKTEYSYDILSQRLRELAFLNRGLKIKLNDERSDKEAVFEFSGGIVSFVEYLNKNKNPLHNKVVYFEKLQDDVNVEVALQYNDGYAETMFSFANNINTVEGGTHLSGFKSALTRGINQYAKAKNLLKDNIAITGDDVREGLTAVISVKVPSPQFEGQTKTKLGNSEVEGLVASSSFEALSGYFEENPSVANKIIDKVIVASRAREAARKARELTRRKGALEGAGLPGKLADCSERDAALCELYIVEGDSAGGCFFGDTKVALTDGRNVALKELLTEEKSGKQHYCYTINREGEVSIGEIKNPRITKKSAEVIKVILDNNEEIICTPDHKFMLRDGSYKMAKDLIPQDSLMPLYRKYSKIGHRIIIEGYEMVFDLKSNKWIFTHLLSDRYNLNRSVYLKEHGNTVHHKDFNKLNNNPDNLVRMNKEKHFLYHTTVLEKTLHSKEVKEKSKKAHQTKAHREKVRKIMSTPKMKQMLSQRAKKQWENDEYKNYMMQKCLEFYYSHPDYQKKNNQILDSNQKNYWSKEENRLKQASRVKKYFSIHPEAREYLFKKAKTEWSDTKLLAWRKHKTQEQRTPEFRTKRTAAYNQTYLDHSLAFARMVYESHDSLSLYNDERSILPIRDNNVVKFSTLLNRFFANNENNLLEAVKNYNHKIKRIEKLTEKFDVYDIEVPNTHNFALASGVFVHNSAKQGRDRRFQAILPIKGKILNVEKSRLDKILSNEEIRTIITALGTGIGEEFDLSKLRYHKLMLMADADIDGSHIRTLLLTLLYRQLPKLVEEGHVYITQPPLYKIKRGQREEYIQTEQQMDDMLLDLGREGHKLIRVKDKQTFTDNQFKELLKLLVELDKLGRYLDKKGVNFAEYLSFRHPKTKKMPIYRVKVDGKDQFVYSDKELAALTEKEGKEIEQDVLHLFEAQEIDEFVLKIEKLGIEFETYFSSIIIPKPGTVKEGEKKIKAIYRIENDGDVKEAFSLKDALVYIKEVASKGMHIQRYKGLGEMNPQQLWDTTMDPEKRTILQVTLEDAVEADKMFTVLMGDQVEPRREFIENHAHQVKNLDI